One window of Helicobacter sp. MIT 99-5507 genomic DNA carries:
- the fliH gene encoding flagellar assembly protein FliH, producing the protein MMLLNSNDKSIISSQELDNHNMARYEFKKINTKEIKETKKNIHIEENIPTQSQVSMIQSSIEKELIEKLLIKSDDLSNSLNNFQIQFEKLQSQINEKEKTAREEGFKEGELKATLNFKDELEKEKEKVTKSIITLNETIENIKKQIVNLESELSSIALDIAKEVIIKEVDTNSSKIAALISKELLQSMSTNLNIIIKVNPIDFEHLNNVFKNNQNIKIKSDDAIQKGGVVVISDNGNIDGNIMSRYQILKQSVLENFRD; encoded by the coding sequence ATGATGTTGTTGAATAGTAATGATAAAAGTATTATTTCTTCACAAGAATTAGATAATCACAATATGGCAAGATATGAGTTTAAAAAAATAAATACAAAAGAGATAAAAGAAACTAAAAAAAATATTCATATAGAAGAAAATATACCTACTCAAAGTCAAGTATCAATGATACAAAGCAGTATAGAAAAAGAGTTAATAGAAAAACTTTTGATTAAAAGTGATGATTTGTCGAATTCATTAAATAATTTTCAAATACAATTTGAAAAATTACAATCACAAATAAATGAAAAAGAAAAAACAGCAAGAGAAGAAGGCTTTAAAGAAGGAGAATTAAAAGCAACATTAAATTTTAAAGATGAATTAGAAAAAGAAAAAGAAAAAGTCACAAAATCCATCATAACACTAAATGAAACAATAGAAAATATAAAAAAACAAATAGTAAATCTAGAATCTGAATTAAGCTCGATTGCTCTTGACATAGCAAAAGAAGTAATAATAAAAGAAGTTGATACAAATAGCTCAAAAATAGCAGCTTTAATAAGCAAGGAATTGCTCCAATCAATGAGCACAAATCTAAATATCATCATCAAAGTAAATCCAATAGATTTTGAACATTTAAACAATGTCTTTAAAAATAATCAAAATATCAAAATAAAAAGTGATGATGCAATTCAAAAAGGTGGGGTTGTAGTAATTAGTGATAATGGCAATATTGATGGAAATATAATGTCAAGATATCAGATTCTAAAACAAAGTGTATTGGAAAATTTTAGAGATTAG
- the dxs gene encoding 1-deoxy-D-xylulose-5-phosphate synthase, whose amino-acid sequence MIDLKNMSIDELCAQAESIRNRIIEVVSKNGGHLSSNLGSVELIIAMHYVFDCKEYPFIFDVSHQAYAHKLITDRWDSFDTLRQTNGISGFTKPSESSSDYFIAGHSSTSLSLGVGAARAIRLNNEHRIPIVLIGDGAMSAGLTYEALDEIGDIKYPMIIILNDNEMSISKPIGAISKYLSTTTATKFYQEVRGGIKKILQNLPDSATYMAKRFEESFKLITPGILFEELGLNYIGPIDGHNISELINIFQKAKNFNSPVLIHTQTTKGYGYKIAEGKYEKWHSVPPFCIDTGIPLNPTKSINPTKIFANKLLELAKKDEKIVGVTAAMPSGTGLDLLIDSFPNRFFDVAIAEAHATTSMAAMAKEGYKPFVVIYSTFLQRAFDSIIHDVSIMNLPVKFAIDRAGIVGEDGETHQGAFDISYLNLIPNMVIYAPRDDESLELALEFATNYNDSPLAFRYPRGGFLLPNKTYQNNNFELGKAEILNKGSDIAFLGFGNGVGRAHLVNEALQNKATLVDLRFAKPLDIGLIKEIAKTHKKLYIFSDGVKLGGIAQNISYILLEDSIFTKIKSFEFQDIFIPHGKTQEVEKILNLDTQSILNAIQGDLKNL is encoded by the coding sequence ATGATTGATCTAAAAAACATGAGTATAGATGAATTATGTGCGCAAGCAGAAAGTATTAGAAATAGAATAATAGAAGTTGTTAGCAAAAATGGCGGACATTTAAGCTCGAATCTTGGTAGTGTTGAGCTAATAATTGCCATGCATTATGTATTTGACTGCAAAGAATATCCTTTTATTTTTGATGTTAGCCATCAAGCATATGCTCATAAATTAATAACAGATAGATGGGATAGCTTTGATACACTGCGACAAACAAATGGAATAAGCGGATTTACAAAGCCAAGCGAATCTAGTAGTGATTATTTTATAGCTGGGCATAGCTCTACCTCGCTTTCTCTTGGTGTAGGTGCTGCAAGAGCAATAAGATTAAATAATGAACATAGAATCCCTATTGTATTAATTGGTGATGGTGCTATGAGTGCTGGTTTGACTTATGAGGCACTTGATGAGATAGGGGATATAAAATACCCAATGATTATTATATTAAATGATAATGAAATGAGCATTAGCAAGCCAATAGGTGCAATTAGCAAGTATTTATCTACCACAACTGCTACAAAATTTTATCAAGAAGTAAGAGGTGGAATAAAAAAGATTTTACAAAATTTACCAGATAGTGCCACTTATATGGCAAAACGATTTGAAGAATCTTTTAAATTAATAACTCCAGGAATCTTATTTGAAGAATTAGGATTAAATTATATTGGACCAATAGATGGACACAATATAAGTGAATTGATAAATATATTTCAAAAAGCAAAGAATTTTAATTCACCTGTTTTAATACACACCCAAACTACTAAAGGATATGGATATAAGATTGCTGAAGGAAAATATGAAAAATGGCATAGTGTCCCGCCATTTTGCATAGATACAGGGATTCCACTAAATCCTACAAAATCAATTAATCCAACTAAAATCTTTGCAAATAAATTATTAGAATTAGCAAAAAAAGATGAAAAAATAGTAGGCGTTACTGCTGCTATGCCAAGTGGCACAGGGCTTGATCTCTTGATTGATAGTTTCCCAAATCGTTTTTTTGATGTAGCTATTGCAGAAGCTCATGCTACAACTTCAATGGCAGCGATGGCAAAAGAGGGATATAAGCCATTTGTTGTTATATATTCTACATTTTTACAAAGAGCATTTGATAGCATTATACACGATGTAAGTATTATGAATTTACCTGTGAAGTTTGCCATTGATAGAGCGGGTATTGTTGGTGAAGATGGGGAAACTCATCAAGGTGCATTTGATATTTCATATCTAAATCTTATTCCAAATATGGTTATTTACGCCCCAAGAGATGATGAAAGCTTAGAGTTAGCCTTAGAGTTTGCCACAAATTATAATGATTCGCCACTAGCTTTTAGATATCCTAGAGGTGGTTTTTTGTTGCCAAATAAAACATATCAAAATAATAATTTTGAATTAGGCAAAGCTGAGATCCTAAATAAAGGAAGCGATATTGCATTTTTAGGTTTTGGAAATGGAGTAGGAAGGGCACATTTGGTAAATGAAGCACTACAAAATAAAGCTACTTTAGTTGATTTGCGATTTGCTAAGCCCCTTGATATTGGTTTGATAAAAGAGATAGCCAAAACTCATAAAAAACTATATATATTTAGCGATGGTGTAAAGCTTGGTGGCATAGCACAAAATATTAGCTATATTTTATTAGAAGATTCTATATTTACTAAAATAAAAAGTTTTGAATTTCAAGATATCTTCATTCCACATGGCAAGACACAAGAAGTAGAAAAAATCTTAAATCTTGATACCCAAAGTATCTTGAATGCAATACAAGGAGATCTAAAAAATCTATGA